DNA from Nitrospirota bacterium:
GAGAATACCGTTGACATGGCAGAGTGTGACCTGAACAGCGACCTCTTCGAAGTTTGTTTACCCTACCTTAATGTCTTACAAAATAGATGGTAAACTTCGGAGCGCGAGCAGAGAAGGTCACACTCTGCCATGACGAAAGCCAAATGACATTTCGAAATTAAAAGTATTGATGGTGGTAATGACAGATTTGTATTTAATACGGCATGGCGAAGTGGCTTATGGAGGGGGGACCGCTTTTTATGGTCACACCGATATTGGTTTGTCGAAAGTCGGACATGCACAGGGGGACAATGTCCTGCTCCAGTTTAAAGCGGTAAACCTTGAAGCGGTTTATTCAAGCGATTTAAAGAGAGCTGTGGAAGGAGGGCGGCGGTTGGCCGATCAATCTTCGGTTCCTCTTCAGATCGATTTGAATTTAAGAGAAAGGAACTGGGGGAGATGGGAAGGTCTTACCGCGGAGGAAATTGTGACTCGATTTCCCGAAGAATGGAAGGCCTGGTGCGATGCGCCTCTTTTTTTTACGCCGCCCGATGCCGAACCGGTTGAGCTTTTTTACCGAAGGGTTACCCGAAAAATAGCTCATTTAATAAAAGCTCATTCCGGTCAGGCCGTCGCGGTGGTCTGTCACGGAGGAGTCATCCGG
Protein-coding regions in this window:
- a CDS encoding histidine phosphatase family protein; the encoded protein is MTDLYLIRHGEVAYGGGTAFYGHTDIGLSKVGHAQGDNVLLQFKAVNLEAVYSSDLKRAVEGGRRLADQSSVPLQIDLNLRERNWGRWEGLTAEEIVTRFPEEWKAWCDAPLFFTPPDAEPVELFYRRVTRKIAHLIKAHSGQAVAVVCHGGVIRAVYAWISQKWPEGFFDLHPGYGSIHHLILEYEQLPEYE